The sequence below is a genomic window from Gossypium hirsutum isolate 1008001.06 chromosome A11, Gossypium_hirsutum_v2.1, whole genome shotgun sequence.
aaagagaatggCAAAGTTCTCTGTGGGGATCGACCAAGACGGAGAAGGGCCAAGCAATCGAGTCCCAAAGCGTCAAAGGGCGGAGCGTGTTCTTGATATCGAAGGCTCTGGTCAAGAAGAATCCGAGCAAGAGGAAGAAGACGAAGAATCTGAAGGCGAAGAAGCATccgaaggagaagaagaagctTCCGAAGAATCTGAAAGAGAAGAAGAATTGGAGGAAAGTGGAGCTGAGCAAGGAGCAATGAGCCCTCAGACTTCTCGAGATGGATCCATTTCTATCACGTTAACTGACCCTGAAGTTCTTGATTGTTCTATCTGTTATGAGGCCTTGACTATCCCTGTTTATCAGGTTGGTGTTTAATTATCGGTTATCAGGTGATTTTGGATATGGGTTTCTTTTTATTTAGTCAAAAAAAGGTTCAATTTTCgtttaatttctttcttttacGCTGAAAAGATTGGATTTCTGGAGTGGGTtttaatttttggattaaaaGGCTTCAGATTTttgcatcaatttttttttcagttttttccCTTTAATTTGCACCTGTGCTTCTTTTTCTTGTAggtgaaaagctgaaatgctTGTAAATTTGTTTAATGTCTTGGTTTTGGTTTCAAATAGATGTTCTAAATTATTTTTcgttgtgttttgtttttttaaacttGTCCTCTCTTAGATATCTCCATTAGCACTAGATATTGATGCAAAACtttgaagattgatttgaggaATATGATTGGAGAGAACTTATTTAGAATTGAACTTCTATTTATTAGTTGGTATTGTTGATTTGTTCCTTCTTTTATGAAGTTAAGGTTCTTTGATTTAGCAAATCTGCTTAAATTCTAGAAATGGATACTAGAATCGAAGTTTATGGTCTGTTCTTATTTAATAGACTGCTGAAAGGAACTATATGGTTGCTGAAGAGGCATTAAGTGATTGTTAGCTTTAGTGACAGAGGATAGTATTTAAGTTAGAAGATATAATAATGAGAATGATGTGCATTTTGCATATTTCTTGTTCCCTATAAGAGTTTGtcggggggggggggaggggaaTAAGTGAAATCGTTGTTCTGAGAATTGCTGCATTGTAATTTCTGCTTAAATTCTATAAATGCATACTAGGCTTGACGTTTATGGTCTGTTCTTATTTAAAGGACTGCTGAAGGGAAGGAGATGGCTTATGAAAAAGCATACAAGTGATTGTTAGTTTCAATGGCTGAGGCTGATTtgtaaatttatagatataatcATGAGAATTATGTAGAATTTGCATATTTCTTGTTCCCTATAAGAGTTTGtcggggggggggggggaattAAGTGAAATCGTTATTCTGAGAATTGCTGCATTGTAATTTCTGCTTAAATTCTATAAATGCATACTAGGCTTGACGTTTATGGTCTATTCTTATTTAATGGACTGCTGAAGGGAAGGAGATGGCTTATGAAAAAGCATACAAGTGATTGTTAGTTTCAATGGCTGAGGATGATTtgtaaatttatagatataatcATGAGAATTATGTAGAATTTGCATATCTCTTGTTCGCTATTTGAATTTGTAAGGGAAAATAACCGTTTCGAAATGCATTGTAGGTTTTCTATGTAATTGAAGGGTTTTTGGTGGGTCATATCCCTATACTCTTTTGAAATACATGTCAGACACGAGTACctaaagaaaactaaaatgaagAGTTAGAGCATTATAGTGATATTTAGTAGGCTGGTAACCTTTTTCAAATGGTGAGATCTTGGTTGCATCTCTAGGTATAAGCAATAATGGAAGAATAGGTTATTCCTATTTCTCTTTAACCGTGTAATTAACACATTCTGGCTCCTGCAAGAGTGTTTTCCTAGAAGCGTTGCCAATATTTGAACAAGTAGTAGAAAGAGGAAGGATGACCCCTTTGAGATTCTATACTCTTAAGGTGATGGGGAACTATGTTGTTTTGACTCTTTATGTTTATTGAAGCACCCACGTTTTTGGATGTAGGTATGGGGATATGACCCTCTGAGGACTCTCCATATATATGGAAAAACTAAGAAGTCCTAGTAACATAGATGGGGAAGCTATTTGTGAGTTTTAATGTGCTGTTCATACTTGGACATATACATATTAACTTCAAGACCTCTTTTACTTGTCTCCATGTACCAGTTCAGTCTGGAATTTGtgagaataaataaaaaaccaCGAGTTTTATAATGCATAATACTTAGCTTCTTGTGGGGATCCCTTGAATGGCCAATCTTTGATGTTCAGCAAAAGATCTGTCGTGGtttagtatgaaaattttgtactTCTTTCATCCTTTTGAACTTGAGTTTTTTTGGTGTGTGGATTTGGCATTGTCTGAGCAAAGGATATCATTGACAGCACACATGAAATTAATAGAATTGAAATATCAAATAAGTCCCATATTTTTGCAATGATATTATTCATTCTTTCATATATTAAATGCATCCTGATCAATCTGTATGTTTGTGATTGGCAATTCAGTGTGAGAATGGGCATATAGCTTGCTCTACCTGTTGCATCAAAATGAGGAATAGATGTCCATCCTGTATGACTCCAATTGGCTATAGTCGCTGCAGGGCGATTGAGAAGGTATTGGAATCTGTCAAAGTGACATGCCAAAACACAAAGTACGGGTGCAAAGAAGCATTCAGTTATAGCATGAAGCAGAAACATGGAAAGGCATGCCTTTTCGCTCCATGTTCATGCCCCCTTCCTGATTGCGACTTTGAGGGTTCATCAGAGGAGTTAAGTGCACACTTTGGCAATGTACACAAGTATTCTGCAACATGTTTCCGTTATGATCGTCCAGCATCCATTACCTTAGGAGTTTCTGAGAAGTTCCTTATTCTTCGAGAGGAGAGAGATGGTTCTTTGTTCATTCTTCACAACAAGGTTGAGAATTTGGGGAATGTAGTTACTTTGAGCCGGATTGGGCCCTCAACGGAGAGAGGTTCCTTCTATGAACTAACTGTGAAAGCTCCATCTGATGGAAGTAATCTTAGATTACAGTCCTTCACAAAGAGCACTCCGAAACGAGTTGATAGCCCACAGTCATTAGGGTTTCTCCTGGTTCCAAGTCAGTTCTCATGCATTTCATGGCAGATCAAGATGGACCTCTGCCTGGGGCGTTCTGATCGGTTTTCCTGCTACCAGAGACCTGGTGGTGCATAATTATTGTAAATCTTGGTGCATAAGCTAATGAACTTCAGTTGTAGCATTTGTTATTTAAGTCATGCAagtttttttctttaatctatcaAATCAGTCTTTAAATACACCAAGGGAAAAGGGCATATGAACATCGTATGCAATCATCTTTTACATTAATTAAGGGTAATATATATGCattaattgaaaacaaaatatttcTATAAACTGTTTACAGGTTAATACATTTATAGATATTAATCTATTTATCAATAattaaataacttt
It includes:
- the LOC107912704 gene encoding E3 ubiquitin-protein ligase SINA-like 10; its protein translation is MAKFSVGIDQDGEGPSNRVPKRQRAERVLDIEGSGQEESEQEEEDEESEGEEASEGEEEASEESEREEELEESGAEQGAMSPQTSRDGSISITLTDPEVLDCSICYEALTIPVYQCENGHIACSTCCIKMRNRCPSCMTPIGYSRCRAIEKVLESVKVTCQNTKYGCKEAFSYSMKQKHGKACLFAPCSCPLPDCDFEGSSEELSAHFGNVHKYSATCFRYDRPASITLGVSEKFLILREERDGSLFILHNKVENLGNVVTLSRIGPSTERGSFYELTVKAPSDGSNLRLQSFTKSTPKRVDSPQSLGFLLVPSQFSCISWQIKMDLCLGRSDRFSCYQRPGGA